TATCCTTGTTAGGATCACTAGCACAGTACCCAAGCCGCCATGCATTGCTACGgactaaaaaaacatgtttaaaGAGAATGATGTactcttatttatttattatcttAGATTATTATTATCTTTTTGACGGGTTAAGGCAGGTGCTCCGCCGATTCAttaaagaagatgaagaagccaGTCCGTTACAAAAGAAAGCAAGAAACGGTGCCGAAGCACGGGGCAAAAGGAGAAGACAGAAAACTCCGGTGCTGTCAAAAGAGCAGCCCGGCCATACAGTATATAATCCATATTTGTTATTTTCATCTCAATGATTTATGTCAaatctgtaaaaaaaacaagcgaTGCAGTCCGAAGTGACGAACCCGCCGCGCCACCAATCGAGTCTTTTATAAGACTAAAGATACGATAGGACTGCATACACGGCCTGCAGGATGTCTGCGACGAGGAGCGCAAGGAGCTTCCATGGGCTGACGAAGTACTTGTTCCTGGGATAGGCCCATAACTTGTGAAACAAGACGCGCACTGCCTTGCTATCATAAAAAACCTCCACGTGAACCCACACGCCGCACAACACGCTGTTCCAGTACTTGGACAAGTCCCTGGCTGGTGAGGCCGTTGAAGGTCCTGACCACGCCCTCTTCGTTGTCGGGGAGGTCGTGCTCGAGGACCCTCTTCCTCGCCAGCAGGCGCACGGTGAACAGCGCGTACGCCGTCACGTGGTTGTCGGTGCCGGCGTGCATCGCCTCGAACACCATCATGCTGTGGAACCTGTAGTGGGTGTTGTCATCCAGTTCCACGCGGGGCTCCGACATCTGGATGCACTAGTGGAGTACCTATACATATCAAATAGTACAAGCTAAATAGCAgccaaaatatattttttaactCTCTCTGACTCATATTAGttgtcgcagatttagtacaaagttgtgcTAAATCAACAACAAGTAATATGCGTCGAAGGAACATATATACAATTTCAAACAAATATGTTCTACCAAAGCACTGCAATTAGACACTTTTGATTTCTCTCATAGATTTATtgttccattaaaaaaaactaataaacATAAAGGAAAATACAATGTTCCATGCATGAAGTGGTTTTAAAGGTTTGAATCATAGGAGTAATAAAGAAATGATACATATATATCGTTCCACCACCCTGACCGAGGTCGAAAGATACAGTTTGACAACGGCAAGGAGCTAGTACATCCGATTTTCCTTGCCAAAAAGAAACATCCTGCTCGATCATGCATCTTCATTTTATCcttaatttgttttaatcCTTCATTTACCCTTGTTAGGATAATACGATAGGACTGCACACACGGTCTGCACCATTTCTGCCATGAGGAGGAAAGGGGCGGAGGCGACCGCGATGTCCCATGAGTACTTGGCCAACCACTCGTAAAACAATACGCGCGCCGGATTGCTGACATGATGAGTTTCCAGGTCGTCCCACACGCGGTTCCCGTACTTGGTCACGTCCCTGGTGAGGCCGTTGAAGATCCTGATCACGCCGTCGTCGTTGTCAGCGAGGTGGTTCTCGAGGATCCCCTTCCTCGCCAGCAGGCGCACGTCGTCGGCAGAGTCGATGAGGTCCTTGACCAACATTGCGTACGCCGTCACGTCGTTGCCGGTGGTGCCGGCGTGCATCGCTTCCAACCCCATCATGTTGTGGAACCTGTAGGCGGTGTCGTCGTCCAGCACCACCCTGGGCATCTCCAGCGTGCCGCCCTTGCTGCCACCCAAGAAGCGGATGTCATCGAGGAAGCCCGTCTTGCCGCCCACGAACCGGATGCCGCGTTCCGACAGCTTCAACGCGGAGCGGGGCATGGTGACCCGCTCCTTGGGAGGATTCGTGAACAGGCCCGTCAAATGGGTGCGCCGAGGATGGATTGTGTTCTTGTCCGCCTCCGCCGTAATTGGGCCTCTTTGCGTCCGAGGAGCCGCGGCCACAGGCGACGGGGACTCCACCACGCctgaagcagcagcaacaagaggCGTTTGGTGGAAAGCCTTGAGCTGGCTCTTTCTGTAGATATCCAGCGGGTGGTAtcccaggccgccgccggtgacgtGCGGGGCTTCTTTCCCCAGCAGGAACTTGAGCACCATGGAATTGATCCAAGTCGGGtgctgcatatatatatatgctcatcCATGGATGGCAGCAAAATATGTACAAGCTAGGTTAAGCTCATCCATGGATTGTAGCAAAATATGTGCAAGGTTAAATTATCGATCGGTTTTTGCCATTTTTAAGTCGATCTAGAAATAAACACTCTCGTTGAGAAATAGATAATCCCGTTTTTCTCACCCACTTTTcactattttcgtgtttgCCTAACCAACTTTTCGTTACTTTTGTATTTTTCGACAGCAGTAGATTACAAGTAACTTAACGTACCGGAGATGTCTCcccctccacggcgacgatcCTCTGGAGCAACGTCAGAGGCAGCTGGTTCTCGACCATGAGCATGTCGCGTTCGACGAACGGCTTGATGTGCTGGATGCTGTGCCAGCTGAAGACGGGGTCGCCGTGCTCGTACTTCACGTTAAGGATGGAAGAACGCCTCGGGTTGGCATCGGCCGCCCTCATCACCTCCAGCAGGAAGCAGCCGTCCGCGATCATCATCCCCAAGAACTTCCCCCTGTTGTTCTCGCCGCGCCACTCGCCGCCGAGGTCCATGTACGCGTCCTCCAGCTCCTCGCGCAGCTCCTCCACGGCCGCGACGAGCGCGTCCAGCGTCTTGCCCGCGCGTCCCAGGAGGTAGCCGACGGCCCTCAGCTTGTGCTCCTCCATGGGCTTCAGCTCTTCGTCGTCATGGTGGAACGGGCCCAGAGCCACCGTCTGCGGCTTGAACACGGTGCTATCGCGGCGGCCGTCCACCATCATCGGCTTGAAGCGCGGCGGCACCAGGAAGATGGAGTGCTTCGCCCATTTCGACGCCTTCGATGACCTCTGAGCGTCcgagatcttcttctccatgtcTACCACCCACATCCTGCAACTTCTCTTGCGCTTTGTGGTTCTAAATTCTAGTAGATGCAGATTGCTGGTACAACATGCTAATTGAGTCTTTATAGGAGAAGATAGCAGCTTCCCATCATCTGCATATATACCTTtcttgctctctctctctatatcgATCATCACGTGATTATTTCATGTGGTACGTGCCTTAACCTTAGGCCGGCCTAGGCTAAAAGAGTAAAAGCAACATAATTAAAGTCTAAAGTACCGAGTTACTTGCCTTGTTTCCTAGGTTAGCGAGATCCAAAGATGCAAATGGATTAATTAGTGGATAATGCTAGTACTTAATTACTGTATGGCGTTGTGTCAGGCTGTCAGTTAGTGTGCTTTTGCACACAGCAACGCCCGGTTCTCTCTAGCTAGCACGCATTCCACTGGCTTTACCAAAAGAAATTAGTTAATAACCTAAAACTTCCTTTATCCTTAACTTCCAAGGATGGCTGGCGGAGCCAGAAATTGCTCACGCTAGCCCCACGCCAAAATAGTTTggaccaaaatatttccaataATTGATGATAATTTGGACACGAATATTCAATTGTTAAAGTACTATATAACGCAATACATAACAAAAGACAAAATATACTACCAAATCAAAGGATTGATTGATCCGAGACTCCCATGATTACAACTCCAATACTCGAAGAAGCTAAAACATACCTCTAGGACGACTCCAACATGACCGCGAAAAACAGAGCTTGTAGAAGACTCGTCGTGACCACGGAAAGCAAAAGCTTCTATAAGCAAAATTTAGCAACAACCAATATAATAAAGAGACGAgctttgtattcttcttctaatTAACTTCTTGGTAACACACGTGGCAGATTTTCCCTTTGGTTTTTGAAAGCCTGATAATGTTGCCTAGCTTTGTTATATGTACTCTCATGTTTACCATCATGCTGATCATGAACTTTAGGTCCATCCTTCCAAGTTTTAAATGCCATATTTTTCAGCTCTTGGAGGCTTGAACAGAAAGCAGTAAAAACAAAATGCTGCATTCATATCAATGCTATATTTCCAACCAATCCTTATGATCCCTGACTCCCTGTAGCAATTATCAATCATGAAAGCTTCTAAACCCACTTCCTACCCTTTATATGCTCAATTAATTGGTTGGCAAGGACCGATACTAATGTATTCCCTTCTAGCAGTATATATATCTAATGTCTGGATCCAAATCCTGAACATGTATTCTCTTACCAAGATCAGGTTCAACATCGTCTGGGCTGAGTTGAGCTACAACACGAGGATATTATCGCTTTCTCTTACACATGTTGTTCTCCCGTAAAATTAATTTGAAGCGACAAATTATGGAAGGGTAACAACAAACAACAGTAGCAAGtttgagagggagagagagggggcaGGGGGCTACGGATAGGGGATTTCAGGATTTGGGGTGGACAGCGGAGTGCTGGAGCCTAAAGCACGGGAGATTGGAGAAATTGGTGAGACATGGAGTCAGGCAAGACAGTCGCCGGTCGGCGAATCTGACGACTGACCTAGCGGCCGGGGGTGCGGGCCAGTGGGTGCTGGGGGCCCGGCCAGGGGGAGGAACCACCGTATAACTAACACCAGTTTCCCCATCAAATTTCCATTAAAGAAACTGGCAAAAGTGACAAGTTCAGTATATTgtaacatgcatatgtaagtTTTTCTTAAGATTCGCatagactttttttttacataaagTGAACACATGGGTTACTTCATCCACatccaaatatatatacacgtcGTACTTCCTACTTTAAACGAACTACATTAACTTTTGTCTTTCTTTAAATTAATAAAGCCTCGAAGAGACGAGATAAGCACTCGTGTTACCAGTTTACAAGACttagaacaaagaaaaagcaaataaaaaaaaaagtcaagcGACCAGTATAGTTTACAAGACCAGTAAAGAGTAAATTACCACTGAACAACCACATCATTAGTGGCTAGGGTTTGAAGTTGGTATCACTTTTCGTAATCGTGACTAAAAACAACCACTTTTGTGGTAATGAGTAACTAATCGCATTGAATACTCGGTTCAGGCCTTTTGACACCGAAACTGGCAAGGCTGGCCCACTTGTCGGGGCAAGCGTGGCGCCAACGTGGCAGAAGGCCGATCCTTCCctctaacaaaaacataagCCAAGGGACAAACCAAAAAGAACCGTATTTTTTTCTCcatatttcttcttcctcgtagGTTCTTCCCCGACAAACCAAAAAGAGCTAGCATGGTAGAAGATGGCGCGCACAGGCCGGGGCAGGGCGGGAGGCGGCAGTTAGGCGGGCAACCGCCCATGATAAGAAAAAACAAGCTCTAACATGTGGACCCATGATAAGAGCGCAAACGAAACCAAATCcgcagaagaggaagaaaaatcATACTCACTATGTTCCGCCAACACATGATCGAGCGAGATCGTGCAACAAAGAAAGATACAATTTGACGAGACAACGATTTAGCTAGTACATCCAACAGAAACACAAACACCCTTCTCGATCACTGCCTCTTGACCTTATCCTTGTTAGGATCATACCCTAGGACTGCATACACGGCCTGCACGATGGTTGCCACAAGGAGCACGACGGCGGTGATGAGTGCAAGGAGCGTCCATGGGCTGCGTAAGTAGTCCTTTTTGAAGTAAGCAATGGACTTGTACCCGAAGACGCGCACGCGGTTGCTGCCGTAATGAGTTTCCACGTCGTCCCGTACGCCGCACAACAAGCTTTTCCCGTGCTTGGTCACGT
The Brachypodium distachyon strain Bd21 chromosome 2, Brachypodium_distachyon_v3.0, whole genome shotgun sequence genome window above contains:
- the LOC100843453 gene encoding UPF0481 protein At3g47200; translated protein: MWVVDMEKKISDAQRSSKASKWAKHSIFLVPPRFKPMMVDGRRDSTVFKPQTVALGPFHHDDEELKPMEEHKLRAVGYLLGRAGKTLDALVAAVEELREELEDAYMDLGGEWRGENNRGKFLGMMIADGCFLLEVMRAADANPRRSSILNVKYEHGDPVFSWHSIQHIKPFVERDMLMVENQLPLTLLQRIVAVEGETSPHPTWINSMVLKFLLGKEAPHVTGGGLGYHPLDIYRKSQLKAFHQTPLVAAASGVVESPSPVAAAPRTQRGPITAEADKNTIHPRRTHLTGLFTNPPKERVTMPRSALKLSERGIRFVGGKTGFLDDIRFLGGSKGGTLEMPRVVLDDDTAYRFHNMMGLEAMHAGTTGNDVTAYAMLVKDLIDSADDVRLLARKGILENHLADNDDGVIRIFNGLTRDVTKYGNRVWDDLETHHVSNPARVLFYEWLAKYSWDIAVASAPFLLMAEMVQTVCAVLSYYPNKGK